The following is a genomic window from Salvelinus sp. IW2-2015 unplaced genomic scaffold, ASM291031v2 Un_scaffold11084, whole genome shotgun sequence.
GGCCCCAGTTCAGGGGAGAAAAGGTGAACATCATTATCATCAGCAATCACTCTGGGTCTAGCACTCTATGATTGTCCTCCTGGTGGGACATATTTGTGTCTCTTCAGATGACTGAAGAGGCTGATGTATGACCCACAAATCCCACTAAATAGGCCAGTGTATGTGGCGGTAGTGGTTGATAGTGGTTGATTCAGTGGCATGGTTGAGGTCTTTTTCATGTTGTGCAGCCCCACTGTGGATGGCCTTCCCCCATTTGTTTTATTTCCATTCAGTCCGTTAGAGATGCATTAGGTGTCATGCAATCAAGCATTAAAGCAGTGCTCCATCCAGAGGGGGtgtactgtacctacctactggTGGTTTAAGGTTTGTAGAGAAGAAGTTTTGATCTGGATGTTATTGTGTACTTTTGAGATGCAAAGATTCTGCACAGGTCTGCGCAGATCAACAGATTTCAACAGACCATGCAGATCTATGTATCTCGAACATGCACACGTCTCCAAATTCCACAAACTCTTTTTCTCAGTCTGGCAATGGCCCCGCTGGCACAACTTAGGCGGTGGTGTATTTCTGCATCGATGTCAGCTTTGGAGGACAGAACACTGCCAAGGTAAGGGAAGAGGTCCACGTTTTCAAGGGTGTTATTGTCAACATGTACACACAGAAACTCAAGGAGCATACAAAGCTCAATAAAGGTCAGAGATGTACTACATCTGTTTGACAACCAGTCACATATTGACTTTTTCCCCAGTAACacttaaaaatatttataaatgctGTTATAAGTAGTTTATAAACTCTTAATTATTTAGTTAATAGTTTATCAATCGGTTAAAAACAGTTATGACACAATGATTGAAATTGTGTGATTGTTATTTTGGTGCATGTCAAAATGTGAGTGCACATTGATTATTATTGTTGCCAGTTCCACAGTGCATGTTTGAGCTGGAATAAAACAGCAGCAACATGAACCATGTGCTGGCTTTTCATCTTATTATTTGTTAACCTTTTCTGGGGCTCAGCACCGTTTGAGAAGTTTGGGATGTGCATATCTTCTTACAATTTAAACATTTTTTCTCACCACCTtaactatactaaacaaaaatataaaggcaacatgtaaagtgttggttccatgtttcatgagctgaaataaaagatccaagaaatgttccatgtgcaaATGCCACAGATCTCTCAAGTTTTAGGCGGAGTGTGCAatgggcatgctgactgcaggaatgtccaccagagctgttgccagataattgaatgttcatttcataagccgcctccaacgtcgttttagagaatttggaagtacatccaaccggcctcacaaccgcagaccacgtgtaaccacgccagcccaggacctcgtctgagaccagcaaccCTGACGGCTGATCAAACTGtagggtttgcacaaccgaagaatatctgaacaaactgtcagaaaccatctcagggaagctcatctgcgtgcttgtcgtcctcaccaggttcTTGACCTGACAGAAGTTCGGGGTCGTATCCGACTTCAGTGGACGGATACAGATGAatcacggtttcaactgtaccggacagatggcagacagtgtgtatggtgccgtgtgggcgagcggttagctggtgtcaaagttgtgaacagccggtggtggcggtggggttatggtatgggcaggcataagctacaaacaacgaacacaactgcattttatcgatggccatttgaatgcacagaggataccatgatgagatcctgaggttcattgtcgtgtcattcatccaccgccatcacctcatgtttcagcatgataatgcacggctccatgacgcaaggatctgtacacaattcctggaagctgaaaatgtcccagttcttccatggcctgcatactcaccagacatgctacCAATTGAGCATGTacaggatgctctggatcgacgtgtacaacagtgtgttccagttcccgccaatatccagcaactttgcacaggcATTGAAGAGCAGTgcgacaatattccacaggccacaatcaacagcctaattaactctatgtgaaggagatgtgtcacgcagcatgaggcaaatggtggtcacaccagatactgactggttttctaatccacgcccctactttttttttttaaggtatctgtgaccaacagatgcatatctgtattcacagtcatgtgaaatccatagattagggcctaatgattttatttaaattgactgatttccttatatgaacttaactcagtaaaatctctgaaattgttgcatgttgcgttttagatttttgttcagtgtagtttcaaAATGTGTACATTGAACTGTCACTTTTTTCCTCCACaagaaaaatatattgttttatcaGCAAAAGATGGCTGCTGAGATATACTGATAGCTTGGTTATGTTTGtcctgagcagcagcagcagcagtgaccCCAGCTCCTTCAACACAGCTGACCAGCTGCACACCTGCAACTGGATCCGTAGCCACCTGGAGGAGCACATAGACACCTGCCTGCCCAAGCAAGACGTCTACGAGACATACAAGTAAGTTATTGTAATGAGGCACAGCTGTGACTGTGAATTAGAAATGTACTTGTGAACCCGGACTACCTGCACATCAGTAAGAAATACTCgttttttgttttccattgcaaacgCTTTGCTACGGTGTGCCGTAATGAAAACGACACAGCTAATGTTATGATCTATTGCCCCGGAATACCCCAGGAGATACTGTGAAAACCTGCAGCACCGGCCTCTGAGTGCTGCCAACTTTGGGAAGACCATCCGTGACATCTTCCCCAACATCAAAG
Proteins encoded in this region:
- the LOC139027359 gene encoding DNA-binding protein RFX5-like is translated as MAPLAQLRRWCISASMSALEDRTLPSSSSSDPSSFNTADQLHTCNWIRSHLEEHIDTCLPKQDVYETYKRYCENLQHRPLSAANFGKTIRDIFPNIKARRLGGRGQSKYCYSGIRRKTVLNMPLLPNLDLKNDPSELTELVQTYKQEVTEAACELICDW